The following are encoded in a window of Deltaproteobacteria bacterium genomic DNA:
- a CDS encoding isopenicillin N synthase family oxygenase — MATSLFVFDQNTGLQLITAGCKTSQQLCSGGIRMGSTHTVPVIDIAPALTGDPAGTQEVVRHIGRACETIGFLVITGHGISAELQERVFAVSREFFDLPEEEKLQYKVPHTYFGYNPVGSEYVAYSLGTKAPPDLKANYTLGRLDIDRRDPYYGSPLGQRIFSENVWPTRPAQFRTLITEYYYATERLAQTIMSLFALALHLPRHYFADKTNKSVDFWRVLDYPILPTPALPGQMRIGEHTDYGTLTLVTSDSPGLQVQTPSGEWEKVPYLPGSIQVNIGDLMALWTNDKWISTMHRVLPPDTKAQRRMALTFFLTANYDTLIEPLATCCDSAHPAKYAPVTAWDHLVAKLRRQFSQDGGIG; from the coding sequence ATGGCGACCTCCTTGTTCGTATTCGACCAGAACACTGGGTTGCAGCTGATTACAGCCGGATGTAAAACCAGCCAACAACTCTGCAGCGGAGGTATCCGTATGGGTTCGACTCACACTGTTCCTGTCATTGATATCGCACCGGCTCTCACTGGTGATCCGGCAGGAACCCAGGAAGTCGTCCGCCACATTGGTCGGGCGTGTGAAACTATTGGTTTTCTGGTTATTACCGGCCACGGCATTTCGGCGGAATTGCAGGAGCGTGTGTTTGCGGTGAGTCGTGAGTTTTTCGACCTGCCCGAAGAGGAAAAACTACAATACAAAGTCCCGCATACCTACTTCGGCTACAACCCGGTAGGTTCTGAGTACGTGGCTTACAGCTTGGGGACGAAAGCTCCGCCTGATCTCAAAGCGAATTACACGTTGGGACGACTCGACATCGACAGACGTGACCCGTACTACGGCAGCCCGCTTGGACAACGGATCTTTTCTGAGAACGTGTGGCCAACGCGACCGGCGCAGTTCCGCACTCTCATCACAGAATATTACTATGCCACTGAACGGTTAGCGCAAACGATCATGTCGCTGTTTGCCTTAGCGCTGCACCTGCCACGCCACTACTTTGCCGATAAGACCAATAAGAGTGTCGATTTCTGGCGTGTACTCGATTACCCCATACTCCCGACACCTGCCCTTCCCGGCCAAATGCGCATCGGCGAACACACTGATTACGGCACGCTTACCCTTGTAACTTCAGATAGCCCTGGTTTGCAGGTGCAAACGCCTAGTGGCGAATGGGAAAAGGTGCCGTATCTGCCCGGGAGTATCCAGGTCAATATTGGCGATCTGATGGCGTTGTGGACCAATGACAAGTGGATCTCGACCATGCACCGCGTGTTACCTCCTGATACCAAAGCTCAACGCCGCATGGCGCTCACGTTTTTCCTGACTGCAAACTATGACACGCTCATTGAACCGTTAGCAACATGTTGTGACTCTGCTCATCCAGCCAAATACGCTCCAGTCACGGCATGGGATCATCTGGTTGCCAAGCTGCGCCGACAGTTTTCGCAGGACGGTGGAATCGGGTGA